From the genome of Blautia pseudococcoides, one region includes:
- a CDS encoding MATE family efflux transporter encodes MKIKDDFLKALIFITFPIVLQSLLTTAVGSADVLMLSYVNQTSLSAVSLANQVQFVLNLVYVGLRTGTTAMTAQYWGKHDTASIRRLTLVVLRFSMGVSLLFFILAFFMPTQLMHIFTSDPDLIQTGAEYLRIIAFAYLFMGVSQIYLCILKSIQQVGRSAAIGSVTLAANVFLNAVFIFGLFGFPKLGVTGVAISTVISRAAELGLCALDAGLIKKIHLSRDDFHDAGSVLTKNFLRYSLPVTAEGFVWGGATAVLSAIMGHLGSDIVAANSVASVVQGLATVVCFGFAEGGAVLLGKELGQSNYRKAERDASKLIKAALISGLAGAVLMLLLKPLVTGIVRLSPQALTDLNNMYLLLALNAVLSSFTNTAICGIFCAGGDTKFGLYCDFFVMWCYSVLIGLFLGFVWKLPPVTVYIIMNLHELVKTPFVLKHYKGKKWLKNITI; translated from the coding sequence TTGAAAATAAAAGATGATTTTCTCAAAGCCCTGATTTTTATTACCTTTCCAATTGTATTGCAGAGCCTGCTTACCACGGCTGTGGGTTCGGCTGATGTTTTAATGCTTAGTTATGTCAACCAGACATCCCTCTCTGCCGTTTCCCTTGCCAATCAGGTCCAATTTGTCCTGAATCTGGTGTATGTGGGGCTGCGGACAGGAACCACTGCCATGACTGCCCAGTATTGGGGAAAACATGACACTGCCTCCATCCGCCGGCTCACCCTGGTTGTGCTCCGTTTTTCCATGGGTGTTTCCCTGCTCTTTTTCATCCTGGCCTTTTTTATGCCCACACAGCTTATGCATATCTTTACCTCAGACCCGGATTTGATTCAAACAGGGGCGGAATATCTGCGGATCATAGCTTTCGCCTACCTCTTTATGGGCGTGTCTCAGATTTACCTGTGTATACTGAAATCCATCCAGCAGGTGGGAAGGAGCGCTGCCATCGGTTCTGTCACACTGGCAGCCAATGTATTCTTAAATGCAGTATTTATCTTCGGTTTATTTGGATTTCCAAAACTTGGCGTAACCGGAGTTGCCATTTCTACCGTCATATCCAGGGCGGCGGAGCTGGGTCTGTGCGCGCTGGACGCAGGCCTGATCAAAAAAATACATCTTTCACGGGATGATTTTCACGATGCGGGCAGTGTTCTCACAAAGAACTTTCTCCGGTATTCCCTTCCGGTCACTGCGGAAGGCTTTGTATGGGGAGGCGCCACTGCTGTCCTCTCTGCTATCATGGGACATCTTGGCTCTGACATTGTGGCTGCCAACTCTGTGGCTTCTGTGGTACAGGGACTTGCTACTGTGGTATGTTTTGGTTTTGCGGAGGGCGGCGCTGTGCTGCTTGGCAAGGAACTGGGACAAAGTAATTATAGAAAGGCTGAGAGAGATGCCTCAAAGCTTATAAAGGCTGCGCTCATAAGCGGCCTGGCCGGTGCTGTACTCATGCTCCTTTTAAAACCCCTGGTGACAGGGATCGTCCGCCTCTCCCCCCAGGCCCTGACGGACCTGAACAACATGTATCTGCTGCTGGCCTTAAACGCTGTACTTTCCTCTTTTACCAACACTGCCATCTGCGGCATTTTCTGTGCCGGAGGGGATACGAAATTTGGTCTGTACTGTGATTTCTTTGTAATGTGGTGTTATTCCGTACTGATAGGTTTGTTCCTGGGCTTTGTCTGGAAGCTTCCTCCGGTAACGGTTTACATAATTATGAATCTGCATGAACTGGTCAAGACGCCGTTCGTCCTGAAACATTATAAGGGCAAAAAATGGCTGAAAAATATAACTATTTAA
- a CDS encoding carbohydrate ABC transporter permease, which yields MRVQRHLRRRQKPLSRKWTPTCQNKTAYAFLAPSLLGLLVFVLLPFGDVIRRSFFQAVGGLFVGLDNYREVLDNSAFRQALGNTVRFLGMCLPLLLVLSFLAAIFLNSITGFARILRAGFLLPMAIPVASVVVFWKLLFDQKGVVNQILETLHLTGQDWMNTGYAFWILVGSYLWKNMGYDIVLWIAALSAIGEEQYEAARVSGAGAFQCFRYITLPQMKSSVFLIGVLSFVNAFRVFREAYLIAGDYPHESIYMLQHLFNNWFTKLDIQKMSAAAVFMAIAVSVILVLVEWWNERQENRE from the coding sequence ATGAGGGTACAGAGACATCTGCGGAGGCGGCAAAAGCCATTGTCCAGAAAATGGACACCTACCTGTCAGAATAAAACAGCATACGCATTTCTGGCACCCAGTCTGCTGGGACTGCTGGTCTTTGTCCTTCTGCCTTTCGGGGATGTGATACGACGCTCCTTTTTCCAGGCAGTGGGAGGACTGTTTGTGGGACTTGATAATTACAGGGAGGTGCTGGACAACAGTGCCTTTAGGCAGGCACTTGGCAATACAGTGCGGTTTCTCGGCATGTGTCTGCCTTTGCTTTTGGTCCTGTCGTTTCTGGCAGCCATTTTCTTGAACAGTATCACCGGGTTTGCCAGGATACTGCGGGCGGGATTTCTCCTGCCCATGGCAATCCCTGTGGCGTCCGTTGTTGTCTTCTGGAAACTTTTATTTGACCAGAAAGGTGTGGTCAATCAGATTTTGGAAACACTGCATCTGACAGGGCAGGACTGGATGAATACGGGGTACGCTTTTTGGATCTTGGTGGGTTCTTACTTATGGAAGAATATGGGGTATGATATTGTGCTGTGGATCGCAGCTCTGTCCGCTATTGGGGAGGAGCAGTATGAGGCAGCCAGAGTCAGCGGCGCAGGTGCATTTCAGTGCTTTCGGTATATTACGCTGCCGCAGATGAAAAGCAGTGTTTTTCTCATCGGGGTCCTGTCCTTTGTGAATGCGTTCCGGGTGTTCCGGGAGGCGTATCTGATCGCAGGGGATTATCCCCATGAGAGTATTTATATGCTGCAGCATTTGTTCAACAATTGGTTTACAAAGCTGGATATACAAAAAATGAGTGCAGCAGCAGTTTTCATGGCAATTGCAGTGAGTGTGATCCTGGTATTGGTGGAATGGTGGAATGAAAGGCAGGAGAACCGTGAATAA
- a CDS encoding carbohydrate ABC transporter permease: MKGRRTVNKKKTVRTAVLTIFCLLFWVPVLVMFPNSFMGAEELKISYGGVLGGGTEAVRLELLPVYPTLKPYVELLLDSPGFFVMFWNSVKQVVPILIGQVLVGMPAAWAFGRYRFRGRRILFLLYMILMIMPFQVTMVSSYLVLSGLSLMDTHLAIILPGIFSAFPVFIMQKFFRSIPDALVEAAMVDGAGQFKIFLHVGVPLGRPGIMASVLLNFLEYWNAIEAPMTFLKTKSKLPLSLYLPQITTDQVGSSFAASIVMMLPAVLIFLWGQEYLEQGIVASGLKE, from the coding sequence ATGAAAGGCAGGAGAACCGTGAATAAGAAAAAGACAGTGCGAACAGCAGTGCTGACCATATTCTGCCTTCTGTTCTGGGTACCTGTGCTTGTCATGTTCCCCAATTCATTTATGGGGGCTGAGGAGCTGAAAATATCTTACGGCGGGGTATTGGGAGGAGGTACGGAAGCGGTCCGTTTGGAACTGCTTCCGGTTTATCCAACCCTGAAGCCATATGTGGAACTGCTGCTGGATTCGCCGGGTTTCTTTGTTATGTTCTGGAATTCCGTTAAGCAGGTGGTGCCTATTCTGATCGGGCAGGTGCTGGTCGGTATGCCGGCAGCGTGGGCGTTTGGGAGGTACCGCTTCCGGGGACGCCGGATATTATTTTTATTATATATGATTTTGATGATCATGCCTTTTCAGGTTACCATGGTATCCAGTTATCTGGTACTTTCGGGACTGTCTCTTATGGATACCCATCTGGCAATTATCCTGCCTGGGATTTTCTCGGCATTTCCCGTATTTATCATGCAGAAGTTCTTCCGCTCCATCCCGGATGCCCTTGTGGAGGCAGCCATGGTGGACGGGGCCGGACAGTTTAAAATTTTTCTGCATGTGGGAGTGCCGCTGGGACGGCCCGGCATTATGGCGTCAGTGCTGCTTAATTTTCTGGAATACTGGAATGCCATCGAGGCACCCATGACATTTCTGAAGACAAAATCAAAGCTGCCTCTTTCCCTCTACCTTCCGCAGATCACTACGGACCAGGTGGGGAGTTCCTTTGCGGCGTCAATCGTGATGATGCTGCCGGCAGTGCTTATATTTTTATGGGGACAGGAGTATTTGGAGCAGGGGATCGTGGCATCGGGATTAAAGGAGTAG
- a CDS encoding sensor histidine kinase: MLTTFRRRLTLLFAGTTSLILTVIFLIVWVYQNHLYQAQQENLFQNYLLELSNKLEADINFSDNWLAVMEADNKLIIHIEENKIPLFFPGSWEPATSRHTLIEKARKQALDENVDISRPPLSNSMQKTSVMHIQGEEGDTYQAVVIQMPSGSVYKSLVLLQDITELGKKSLSLGVFFLLLDLAGFAALYLTARLILGRAMKPIAEYQQRQTDFISAASHELRSPLSVIQTSASVIEENPEQAASMSGIIRWECSRAGKLIRDLLLLASSESGTLTKKLEEVEADALLLRLFESFETVCRQKGISLQLHMPDDILPPVLSDSAYLYQLLAILLENAMAYGKPLSGEKPVIELAACQSGHHITLSVTDHGPGIPDDQKEAVFRRFYKTDPSRSKKEHFGLGLSIASELAHQLKCRLILLDTPGGGACFQIKLTKTGTGNS, from the coding sequence ATGCTGACTACCTTCCGCAGACGTCTGACCCTGCTCTTTGCAGGAACCACCAGCCTGATCCTGACTGTCATTTTCCTGATCGTCTGGGTATACCAGAACCATCTGTACCAGGCACAGCAGGAAAACCTGTTTCAGAACTATCTGCTGGAACTCTCCAATAAACTGGAGGCAGATATCAATTTCTCTGACAACTGGCTCGCTGTGATGGAAGCAGACAATAAGCTGATCATTCATATAGAAGAAAATAAGATCCCCCTGTTTTTTCCCGGTTCCTGGGAACCGGCCACCAGCCGCCATACACTGATCGAAAAGGCGAGGAAACAGGCACTGGACGAAAACGTGGATATCAGCCGTCCTCCGCTCTCCAACTCCATGCAGAAGACTTCCGTAATGCATATCCAGGGGGAAGAGGGGGACACCTACCAGGCAGTTGTCATACAGATGCCCAGCGGCAGCGTTTACAAATCCCTGGTGCTGCTGCAGGATATCACGGAACTGGGGAAAAAGAGTCTTTCCCTTGGAGTCTTCTTTTTACTGCTGGATCTGGCTGGATTCGCGGCCCTTTATCTGACTGCCCGGCTGATTCTCGGACGTGCTATGAAGCCTATTGCAGAATACCAGCAGAGACAGACTGATTTTATATCCGCCGCCTCCCATGAACTCCGTTCTCCCCTGTCTGTCATCCAGACCAGCGCCTCTGTCATAGAGGAGAATCCGGAGCAGGCAGCCTCCATGTCAGGCATTATACGTTGGGAATGCAGCCGGGCGGGAAAACTCATCCGTGACCTGCTGCTTCTGGCCTCCTCAGAATCGGGAACCCTCACTAAAAAACTGGAGGAAGTGGAGGCGGATGCCCTGCTGCTCAGGCTCTTTGAATCCTTCGAGACTGTATGCCGGCAAAAGGGCATTTCCCTGCAGCTTCATATGCCGGATGACATTCTGCCCCCTGTTCTCTCTGATTCGGCATATTTATACCAGTTATTAGCCATCCTGCTGGAAAATGCCATGGCTTACGGAAAGCCCCTGTCAGGGGAGAAACCTGTGATCGAGCTTGCAGCCTGCCAGTCAGGACACCATATCACCTTATCCGTCACAGATCATGGACCAGGCATCCCGGATGACCAAAAAGAGGCTGTATTCCGCCGTTTTTACAAAACAGACCCCTCCCGCAGCAAGAAAGAACACTTCGGACTGGGGCTGTCCATTGCCAGTGAACTGGCCCATCAGTTAAAATGCCGTCTAATACTGCTGGATACTCCCGGCGGCGGCGCATGTTTTCAGATAAAACTCACAAAAACGGGAACCGGCAATTCCTAA
- a CDS encoding ABC transporter substrate-binding protein yields MKWRKILAAGMGLVLAAGLMSGCGDQKKETGNGKKDDQEKAMGRYVEEDLKPPVQDGETPLGAYKKDGIIHLYTSGGSQDSGTKYYSYQYQDGQWSEAQEDAGLTAMASDFLLNHLEYGQDGNVYAMGAPTNPTDEMPYGWHIFKNIQDGDTWEDVTPENLTKADENGLAVLVTDVDALADGSLCVANGSSGQAELYKDGEKVFSADMEPMMSNFQNTISTSKNRLAVTAKDGKSITFYNTDDFSETGSAALTKKGESFNLAPGADGAWYCLTEGGIVRFQETGDLMETLLDGSYGKMGATGAGVISFFSGDDDELYALYNEYDKGGLFLARYTYKKDMPVSADNTLTVYGLKENKTVQQAIRLFQTQNPDVRVNYSYAVGEYEKPSSDDIRNLNTELLGGKGADVLILDSLPVDSYIEKGVLADISSLREELVKDGGMLENVAGAMERDGKVYGLPARMGLPLMASKDDSSKALESIEALTSYLGENPEAPVLGDTVHTNAAKTLLAVMYEELVKEDGSIDEEKMAEFIDDYLQICKNMDTQSLEEAYGYDPEDTEDRNIYFSSGYFTGYRDGTVSLYELQGYSSMMYPVYSIKKAGIEPKAVKNYYVPYTIAGINASTNQQETAELFIKALMSDDVQGSETWDGFPVTESAFNNMIAYADTDIAQKDTTASTYRDPKTGEEVMEEYGNADGQTVQTYLDLIRTLDDPFIPNQTLYDTVLEEMEKCYEGTETSAEAAKAIVQKMDTYLSE; encoded by the coding sequence ATGAAATGGAGAAAAATACTGGCCGCAGGGATGGGCCTTGTACTGGCTGCAGGACTGATGTCCGGATGCGGAGACCAAAAAAAAGAAACAGGTAACGGAAAGAAAGATGACCAGGAAAAAGCCATGGGGCGCTATGTGGAGGAGGACTTAAAGCCGCCTGTACAGGACGGGGAAACCCCTCTGGGCGCATATAAAAAGGATGGGATCATCCATTTGTATACTTCAGGCGGCAGCCAGGATTCGGGTACAAAATATTATTCCTATCAATATCAGGATGGACAATGGTCAGAGGCGCAGGAGGACGCAGGCTTGACTGCTATGGCATCTGATTTTTTGCTGAATCATCTGGAATATGGGCAGGATGGGAATGTGTACGCAATGGGGGCACCGACAAACCCAACGGATGAGATGCCTTACGGATGGCATATATTTAAGAATATCCAAGATGGAGATACATGGGAAGATGTTACTCCTGAGAATCTGACAAAGGCTGATGAAAATGGGCTTGCTGTCTTGGTGACGGATGTGGATGCACTGGCAGACGGCAGTCTGTGTGTGGCAAACGGAAGCTCAGGACAAGCCGAACTCTATAAGGACGGAGAAAAAGTCTTCTCTGCTGATATGGAGCCAATGATGTCAAACTTCCAGAACACGATCAGCACCTCAAAGAACAGGTTGGCTGTGACAGCAAAAGACGGAAAAAGTATTACTTTTTATAACACAGACGATTTTTCAGAGACAGGCAGTGCAGCGCTTACAAAAAAAGGAGAATCCTTTAATCTTGCACCCGGTGCTGACGGAGCATGGTACTGTCTGACAGAAGGCGGGATTGTACGTTTCCAGGAAACAGGGGATCTTATGGAGACCCTGCTTGACGGTTCCTATGGAAAGATGGGGGCAACGGGAGCCGGCGTTATATCATTCTTTAGTGGGGATGATGATGAGCTTTATGCCTTATACAATGAGTATGACAAAGGCGGCCTGTTCTTGGCTCGCTATACTTACAAAAAAGATATGCCGGTCTCAGCGGATAACACGCTTACGGTCTATGGACTAAAAGAAAATAAGACCGTACAGCAGGCCATCCGTCTGTTCCAGACCCAGAATCCTGATGTAAGGGTAAATTACAGCTATGCGGTGGGAGAATACGAAAAACCAAGCTCCGATGATATCCGCAATCTGAATACAGAACTTTTGGGCGGAAAAGGAGCCGATGTGTTAATTTTAGATAGTCTGCCGGTGGATTCCTATATAGAAAAAGGAGTTCTCGCTGACATCAGCAGCCTTAGAGAGGAACTGGTAAAAGACGGCGGTATGCTGGAGAATGTGGCAGGGGCTATGGAAAGAGATGGAAAGGTTTACGGACTTCCGGCCCGCATGGGACTGCCGCTCATGGCTTCCAAGGATGACAGCAGCAAGGCTCTTGAGAGTATTGAGGCGTTGACCTCTTACCTGGGTGAAAATCCGGAGGCGCCGGTACTGGGAGATACTGTACACACCAATGCTGCGAAGACTTTGCTTGCCGTCATGTATGAGGAACTTGTAAAAGAGGATGGAAGTATTGATGAAGAGAAGATGGCAGAGTTTATAGATGACTATCTGCAGATTTGCAAAAACATGGATACACAGAGTCTGGAAGAAGCTTATGGATATGATCCTGAAGACACGGAGGATCGGAACATATATTTCTCATCAGGCTATTTTACCGGCTATAGAGACGGGACCGTGTCGTTATATGAGCTGCAGGGATACAGCAGCATGATGTATCCGGTCTATAGTATCAAGAAAGCGGGAATCGAACCAAAGGCAGTCAAAAATTACTATGTCCCATATACAATAGCAGGGATCAATGCGTCAACCAATCAGCAGGAAACGGCTGAACTGTTTATCAAAGCGCTGATGTCTGATGATGTGCAGGGCAGCGAGACCTGGGACGGTTTTCCTGTTACGGAGAGTGCGTTCAATAATATGATAGCATATGCAGACACGGACATAGCACAGAAGGATACGACGGCCAGCACCTACAGAGACCCAAAAACAGGGGAGGAAGTCATGGAAGAGTATGGGAATGCTGACGGACAGACGGTGCAGACCTATCTGGATCTGATCCGCACACTGGATGATCCGTTTATTCCAAACCAAACACTGTATGACACTGTCTTGGAGGAAATGGAGAAATGTTATGAGGGTACAGAGACATCTGCGGAGGCGGCAAAAGCCATTGTCCAGAAAATGGACACCTACCTGTCAGAATAA
- a CDS encoding maltose acetyltransferase domain-containing protein: MTMEERKAKGLLWTDTPEAMAAQVRARGLTYDFNHTRPEEKEKRMALLSEIFGSLGKDVWIEPPLTLAFGKTVTIGDNTYINSNLTLVDDYKITIGRGVLFAPNVTISTTGHPVHYKLRPHGEMYSFPVTIGDDVWIGSGVIIMPGVTIGDHSVIGAGSIVTKDIPADCIAVGNPCKVLREITDDDLIYYYKNRRVDEETSE, from the coding sequence ATGACAATGGAAGAACGAAAAGCAAAAGGACTGCTGTGGACAGACACCCCCGAGGCCATGGCCGCCCAGGTAAGAGCACGGGGGCTGACCTATGATTTTAACCACACAAGACCGGAAGAGAAAGAGAAGAGAATGGCTTTACTTTCTGAGATCTTCGGCTCCTTAGGGAAAGATGTATGGATCGAACCGCCCCTTACCCTGGCATTCGGCAAAACCGTTACGATCGGAGACAATACATACATCAACTCCAATCTGACTTTAGTGGATGACTATAAGATAACAATAGGCAGGGGCGTACTCTTTGCCCCAAATGTCACCATAAGCACAACAGGACATCCTGTGCATTATAAACTCCGCCCCCACGGGGAAATGTATTCCTTCCCTGTCACCATTGGTGACGACGTATGGATTGGAAGCGGTGTGATCATCATGCCCGGAGTTACCATTGGCGACCACTCTGTCATTGGTGCCGGAAGCATTGTGACAAAAGATATTCCCGCAGACTGCATTGCTGTGGGAAACCCATGCAAAGTGCTGCGGGAGATCACGGATGATGATTTGATTTATTATTATAAAAACCGAAGGGTGGACGAAGAAACTTCAGAATGA
- a CDS encoding HlyD family secretion protein → MKKKAGKAVIYFLVLMLCCTVAARAASSITVAKVKTTKVGKGVLTQLVTGSGTVTAKEQYSQSLPEGQKVKKVLVKPQTAVEAGQALVQLDMDYLAEKIEEKNREIEKLKLQLEQQKLAGQEDARTPETALAQIALNNAEILLDQAQADYDQAAAEYESLANNPPAADSGQAQDSGLSGDQGEGSDTAGETSQSGNSSGAGEYEQWEQEVQAAKDKMQSAADTLNSQAISYNQAVEQYNLASQNEANAQQNEEKKQRSNSLTVEGVQVDIEGAEAALKKLTDIQNVEGIVSAASSGIFQSAGVTEGTVTAGTEQIIIASQAAEVKGIIDQADVGKIQEGDKINIKFSGNTETLEVKAERFEQASAQETPSQEGAGQAESGGMVWYGQVGEKQLKTGTPFTYEVSKESGSYEQVIPLSALHQVQGQTCVLTAEVRDGILGQVYTAVSVPVTVLDKDEKYAAVKSAINQKSLIITESSKYVEEGNQVRLE, encoded by the coding sequence ATGAAAAAAAAAGCAGGAAAAGCAGTGATATATTTTTTAGTGCTGATGCTGTGCTGTACTGTGGCTGCAAGGGCAGCCTCCTCCATAACGGTTGCCAAGGTAAAGACTACCAAGGTGGGGAAAGGGGTGCTGACCCAGCTTGTGACAGGCAGCGGAACGGTAACGGCAAAAGAGCAGTACAGCCAGTCTCTGCCGGAGGGACAGAAGGTGAAGAAAGTTCTTGTGAAACCCCAGACCGCAGTGGAGGCAGGACAGGCGCTGGTACAGTTGGATATGGATTACCTGGCAGAGAAGATAGAGGAAAAGAACAGGGAGATAGAAAAGCTGAAACTGCAGCTTGAACAGCAGAAGCTGGCAGGCCAGGAGGATGCCCGCACGCCCGAGACGGCTCTGGCACAGATTGCCTTGAACAACGCGGAAATACTGCTGGACCAGGCCCAGGCCGATTATGACCAGGCGGCAGCGGAGTATGAGAGTTTGGCGAATAATCCTCCGGCTGCGGACAGCGGTCAGGCACAGGACAGCGGCCTGTCTGGTGACCAGGGAGAAGGTTCTGATACAGCGGGGGAAACATCCCAGAGTGGCAATTCTTCCGGGGCCGGGGAATATGAACAGTGGGAGCAGGAGGTACAGGCGGCAAAAGATAAAATGCAGAGTGCTGCAGATACTTTAAACAGCCAGGCCATTTCTTATAATCAGGCGGTGGAGCAGTATAATTTAGCCAGCCAAAATGAGGCAAACGCGCAGCAGAACGAAGAAAAAAAGCAAAGATCCAATTCTCTTACTGTGGAGGGGGTTCAGGTAGATATTGAAGGCGCGGAAGCAGCGCTTAAAAAACTGACAGATATTCAGAATGTGGAGGGGATTGTAAGCGCCGCATCCTCGGGCATTTTCCAATCTGCAGGTGTGACAGAAGGCACTGTGACTGCTGGGACAGAACAGATCATCATTGCATCACAGGCCGCAGAGGTAAAAGGAATTATTGACCAGGCGGATGTAGGTAAAATACAGGAAGGTGATAAAATAAATATAAAGTTTTCAGGAAATACAGAGACTTTGGAAGTTAAGGCAGAGAGATTTGAACAGGCCTCCGCTCAGGAGACACCATCCCAGGAAGGGGCAGGCCAGGCAGAATCGGGTGGAATGGTCTGGTATGGACAGGTCGGCGAAAAACAGCTGAAAACCGGTACACCCTTTACTTATGAGGTAAGTAAAGAATCGGGTTCTTATGAACAGGTGATACCTTTGAGTGCCCTGCATCAGGTGCAGGGACAGACATGTGTGCTGACTGCAGAGGTAAGGGATGGTATTTTGGGGCAGGTTTATACTGCCGTGTCTGTTCCGGTAACCGTTTTGGATAAGGATGAGAAATACGCTGCTGTGAAGTCAGCTATAAACCAAAAGAGCCTTATCATAACAGAATCCAGTAAATATGTAGAGGAGGGAAATCAGGTACGGTTAGAGTGA
- a CDS encoding response regulator transcription factor, with translation MRILLIEDDQELCHVLKISLEKAGYQTDICLTGTDALYYALQPVYNLIILDRMLPGMDGLSLLKLIRSNEITTPVILATAIDAVPERIAGLDCGADDYIVKPYDIEELMARIRALVRRPQPIEDHRNMEYGDLVFNTTTLKLTCGPHTQQLSRRESMLMEYFMQNPEQTISRQMLYSRVWGPDGEVEDGNLDTYIYYLRKILKKLKSRVQVATAHGIGYRLECPPC, from the coding sequence ATGCGGATTTTATTGATAGAGGATGACCAGGAACTTTGCCATGTGCTGAAAATTTCTTTAGAAAAAGCGGGATACCAGACAGATATCTGCCTGACCGGAACAGACGCGCTCTATTATGCCCTGCAGCCTGTCTATAACTTGATCATTTTAGACCGTATGCTGCCGGGAATGGATGGGCTGTCTCTTTTAAAACTCATAAGGAGCAATGAGATCACAACCCCTGTCATCCTGGCAACAGCCATAGATGCGGTGCCGGAGAGGATTGCAGGGCTGGACTGCGGAGCCGATGATTATATTGTAAAGCCATATGATATTGAAGAACTGATGGCCCGTATCCGTGCACTGGTCAGACGCCCCCAGCCGATTGAAGACCACCGGAATATGGAATACGGGGATTTGGTATTCAATACCACAACATTGAAACTGACCTGCGGGCCCCATACCCAGCAGCTCTCCCGCAGGGAATCCATGCTGATGGAATATTTTATGCAGAACCCGGAGCAGACCATTTCCAGGCAAATGCTGTATTCCAGGGTATGGGGACCTGACGGGGAAGTGGAGGACGGCAATCTGGATACTTATATTTATTATCTCCGCAAAATACTGAAAAAACTGAAAAGCCGTGTCCAGGTCGCAACCGCACACGGCATCGGCTACCGATTGGAGTGTCCGCCATGCTGA